The following is a genomic window from Actinomycetota bacterium.
GGCCGGTCCGTCGTCGAAGACGTGTCCCAGGTGGGAGCCGCACCGCCGGCACTTCACCTCGGTCCGGACCATCCCGTGGCTCCTGTCGGGCACCAGCTCGACATGCTCACGGTTCAACGGCTCCGTGAAGCTGGGCCACCCCGAGCCGGAGTCGAACTTCGTGTCCGAAGCGAACAGCTGCTGGCCGCACGCGCCGCACCGATAGACGCCGGGCGTCTTCTCGTTCCAGTACCGGCCGGTGAACGCGCGCTCCGTCCCGCCGCGCCGGAGGACCTCGTAGCGGTCCGGGGGGAGCTGCTCCCTCCACTCCTCTTCGCTCTTCATCTCAGCTCCTCGTTCGTCACTGGGCTCCCTCCAGGAC
Proteins encoded in this region:
- the msrB gene encoding peptide-methionine (R)-S-oxide reductase MsrB, encoding MKSEEEWREQLPPDRYEVLRRGGTERAFTGRYWNEKTPGVYRCGACGQQLFASDTKFDSGSGWPSFTEPLNREHVELVPDRSHGMVRTEVKCRRCGSHLGHVFDDGPAPTGQRYCINSLALDLEAEDTDGS